Proteins encoded by one window of Flagellimonas lutaonensis:
- the rplM gene encoding 50S ribosomal protein L13: MDTLSYKTISANKATVDKQWLLVDAEGQTLGRLASKVAKLLRGKHKPNFTPHVDCGDNVIVINAEKINLSGNKWTDKVYLRYTGYPGGQRSVTAKEVLDKHPERLIEKSVKGMLPKNKLGAALFRNLKVYVGSEHNHEAQKPKAINLNDYK; the protein is encoded by the coding sequence TTGGATACTTTAAGCTATAAAACGATTTCTGCCAATAAAGCAACTGTTGACAAGCAATGGTTGTTGGTTGATGCCGAGGGGCAAACACTGGGCCGGTTGGCCTCAAAAGTGGCCAAGTTGTTGCGTGGAAAACACAAGCCCAACTTTACCCCACATGTCGATTGTGGTGACAACGTGATTGTCATCAATGCAGAAAAAATCAACCTTTCAGGCAACAAGTGGACCGACAAGGTGTATTTGCGCTATACGGGCTACCCTGGTGGTCAGCGATCGGTTACTGCGAAAGAAGTTTTGGACAAGCACCCAGAAAGACTTATCGAAAAATCTGTCAAGGGTATGCTTCCCAAAAACAAATTGGGTGCCGCCCTGTTCAGAAACCTAAAAGTATATGTGGGTTCAGAGCATAACCATGAAGCACAAAAACCCAAGGCGATTAACTTAAACGATTACAAATAA
- a CDS encoding DUF5916 domain-containing protein: protein MRTTAGLSLVFVFAILNLTAQQAKKPKPAPDFIPKKIYTTKEVNGQEAPIIDGKLDDPAWEIVDWAGDFIENRPDENTPPSYQTKFKIIYDDGFLYIGVRCYDAEPENIVKRMSRRDGFDGDWIEFNIDSYHDKRTAFSFNVTVAGVKGDELVSENGNNWDDSWNPIWYTKTHVDEEGWTAELKIPFSQIKFGKEKNQIWGLQSTRRFFREEERSLWQRVPLDAPGWVSEFGELHGLKNIEPQKQLEIQPYTVARGITYEAEESNPFRDGDDTDLNVGLDAKIGITNDLTLDLTVNPDFGQVEADPSAIALDGFQIFFREQRPFFVENNNIFDFSLSQSQAGNTFGADNIFYSRRIGRNPQGFPNTNDGEFVDQPENTPIIGAARFSGKTKDGWAIGVLESVTARRYATIDNNGDRRREIVEPLTNYFVGRLQKDFNERNSYIGGILTAVNRDALSENIDFLHRQAYTGGFDFKHQWNDRDWYLGGNINWSHVRGSEEAIQNTQESITHLFQRVDAEHVEVDPDKTSLTGTGGNLQLGKVGNGHFMFETGGTWRSPELELNDIGFQRQADDIRHYTWVGYRTLKPDSTFRRVGINYNHWSAWDFGGNHNYLQFNTNSWQNWSNNWFTNLGFNYAPIQYSNFALRGGPRLRRSPWMSFWNGINTDRRKKLRFSVFHNGRKAVDNSIRSYNIQAGFSYQPTNALRISVFPELGINNDKLQYVNNIDTPNGVRYLNGEIEQRTLSMSLRLNYNINPNLTIQYWGQPFISRGRYSNFKHVTDATAKNFSARFLQYDTDQISFADNTFSVDENRDGTTDFTFGNPDFSFIQFRSNLVVRWEYIPGSEIFLVWSQDVSQSGDSSEGLFSSLGDNIFGQRPQNIFLLKATYRFIL from the coding sequence GTGAGAACTACCGCCGGCCTTTCGCTTGTCTTTGTATTTGCAATTTTGAACCTTACGGCCCAGCAGGCGAAAAAGCCAAAACCTGCACCTGATTTTATTCCCAAAAAAATATACACAACAAAAGAAGTAAATGGCCAAGAAGCGCCCATAATCGATGGTAAGCTCGACGACCCGGCTTGGGAAATCGTGGATTGGGCAGGCGACTTTATAGAAAACCGCCCAGACGAAAATACCCCGCCCAGCTATCAGACCAAGTTCAAGATCATCTACGACGACGGGTTTTTGTACATAGGGGTGAGGTGTTACGATGCTGAACCGGAGAACATAGTTAAAAGAATGTCGCGCCGTGATGGTTTTGATGGAGATTGGATCGAGTTCAATATCGACAGCTACCATGACAAGCGCACGGCGTTCTCTTTTAATGTTACCGTAGCTGGCGTAAAGGGCGATGAACTGGTCTCTGAGAATGGCAACAACTGGGACGATAGCTGGAACCCGATCTGGTATACAAAAACCCATGTTGATGAGGAGGGGTGGACGGCCGAGCTAAAAATACCGTTCAGCCAGATCAAGTTTGGCAAAGAAAAAAACCAGATTTGGGGCCTTCAGTCAACTAGGCGTTTCTTTAGGGAAGAAGAGCGTTCGCTATGGCAGCGGGTGCCCTTGGATGCCCCGGGATGGGTCAGTGAATTCGGTGAATTACATGGCCTAAAGAACATTGAACCACAAAAACAGTTGGAAATACAGCCCTATACCGTGGCCAGGGGCATAACCTATGAAGCCGAGGAAAGCAATCCTTTTCGCGATGGCGATGATACCGATTTGAACGTGGGGTTGGATGCCAAGATCGGTATAACCAATGATTTGACGTTGGATTTGACCGTTAATCCGGATTTTGGGCAGGTAGAGGCAGACCCTTCGGCCATTGCATTGGACGGATTTCAGATTTTCTTCAGGGAACAGCGACCATTTTTTGTCGAAAACAACAATATTTTCGATTTTAGCCTGTCACAGTCACAGGCAGGCAACACCTTTGGTGCCGATAATATTTTTTACAGCCGACGAATTGGTAGAAACCCGCAGGGTTTTCCGAACACCAACGATGGTGAATTTGTCGACCAACCCGAGAACACCCCTATCATCGGGGCGGCCCGTTTCAGCGGCAAGACCAAAGATGGCTGGGCCATTGGTGTGCTCGAAAGTGTTACCGCCCGCCGATATGCGACCATCGATAACAATGGTGACCGCCGAAGAGAGATCGTTGAGCCCTTGACCAACTATTTCGTCGGCAGGCTTCAAAAAGACTTTAATGAGCGAAATTCGTACATCGGGGGTATTTTAACCGCGGTGAACCGTGATGCGCTCAGTGAGAATATCGATTTTCTTCACCGTCAGGCCTATACCGGTGGTTTTGACTTCAAACACCAATGGAACGACCGTGATTGGTACTTGGGGGGCAACATCAATTGGAGCCATGTAAGGGGCAGCGAAGAGGCCATCCAAAATACCCAAGAATCCATTACCCATCTGTTTCAACGGGTCGATGCCGAGCATGTAGAGGTAGATCCTGACAAGACATCCCTGACCGGTACCGGGGGCAACCTGCAATTGGGCAAAGTGGGCAATGGCCACTTCATGTTCGAGACCGGTGGCACGTGGCGTTCACCCGAATTGGAACTCAACGACATCGGCTTTCAAAGACAGGCAGACGATATAAGGCACTATACCTGGGTCGGCTACCGAACCTTGAAACCTGATAGTACTTTCAGAAGGGTGGGCATCAATTACAACCATTGGAGCGCCTGGGATTTTGGCGGAAACCACAACTATCTACAATTCAACACCAACAGTTGGCAAAACTGGAGCAACAACTGGTTCACCAACCTTGGGTTCAACTATGCGCCCATACAATATTCAAATTTTGCCCTTAGGGGCGGCCCAAGGTTGCGCAGATCACCTTGGATGAGTTTTTGGAACGGGATCAACACCGATAGACGAAAAAAATTGCGCTTCAGTGTATTCCACAATGGCCGCAAGGCTGTTGACAACTCAATTAGGTCATACAACATCCAGGCCGGGTTTTCATACCAACCCACCAATGCATTGCGTATTTCTGTTTTTCCTGAACTGGGCATCAATAACGACAAGCTGCAATATGTCAACAACATAGACACCCCTAATGGGGTACGATATCTCAATGGTGAAATCGAGCAGCGAACCTTGAGCATGTCTTTACGGCTGAACTACAATATAAACCCGAACCTAACTATACAGTATTGGGGACAACCCTTTATTTCAAGGGGTCGGTACTCAAATTTCAAACATGTGACCGATGCCACTGCCAAAAATTTTTCAGCTCGTTTTCTGCAGTATGATACCGACCAGATTTCCTTTGCCGATAACACTTTTTCGGTCGATGAGAATCGTGATGGCACCACCGACTTTACTTTTGGCAATCCTGATTTCTCGTTCATCCAGTTTCGCTCGAATCTGGTCGTAAGGTGGGAGTACATTCCCGGTTCTGAGATATTCTTGGTCTGGTCACAAGACGTATCGCAATCCGGCGATTCCTCTGAGGGGCTTTTTAGCAGTTTGGGCGACAATATTTTTGGCCAAAGACCACAGAATATCTTCTTGCTCAAGGCCACCTATCGCTTTATTCTATGA
- a CDS encoding lipocalin family protein — MKRFFMPLFVAFAVITSCSTDNDENEDGNLEPSALVGTWNMTDVRFEEDLSDPSLNLADEIVDELLQENCILVSFTFNADGSATSTDKVNYLQVNAGPNGLDVPCPTESDNETASWSLEGDQLTLDDGNGTVETITIELEGNTLIIAGEDIDENNYVGAEAIFTKQ, encoded by the coding sequence ATGAAACGATTTTTTATGCCACTTTTTGTGGCTTTTGCCGTCATCACATCATGTTCTACCGATAATGATGAAAATGAAGACGGAAACCTTGAACCGAGCGCATTGGTCGGAACATGGAACATGACCGATGTACGGTTTGAAGAAGATCTTTCGGATCCGAGCCTTAACTTGGCAGATGAAATAGTCGACGAACTATTGCAAGAAAACTGCATTTTGGTAAGTTTTACATTCAATGCCGATGGTTCGGCAACAAGTACCGACAAGGTCAATTATTTACAGGTGAACGCAGGGCCCAACGGGTTGGATGTTCCCTGTCCTACGGAAAGCGATAATGAAACGGCCTCTTGGTCACTTGAGGGAGACCAGCTTACGTTGGATGATGGAAATGGCACTGTGGAAACCATAACCATAGAATTGGAAGGAAATACCCTTATCATCGCAGGTGAAGACATTGATGAAAACAACTATGTTGGTGCCGAAGCCATTTTTACCAAACAATAG
- a CDS encoding pyridoxal phosphate-dependent aminotransferase, giving the protein MEKGIESIFKPYLEPKEVYKGGKNIPASTKKIYKLSSNENPLGQSPKATEALIKAAQNIALYPDQTDIRLREALVLDFDHKLAADQFITGNSGSEIIDMILRAFINEGDEVIFSNPCFLPYSVFSRWYGAKQIDVRLKDFDYSLDVEGILNAITERTKIIFLTGPNNPTGTYIPKAVLEDFLARIPKNILVVYDEVYRQFADAEDYVTALPYVMQGYNIVGLNSFSKTYGLAGQRIGYCYTTAKIANYIRQIHKPFLLPITSIEAAIGALNDKEFIANTVKTVQDGKIFLADAFASLGIKYWPTQANFFIIDPPLPEMEFTDFLMAQGVMVRPVSQFGAPGKVRISIGDQEANEALVQALVKIKTR; this is encoded by the coding sequence ATGGAAAAGGGAATCGAATCGATTTTCAAACCATACCTAGAACCCAAAGAGGTATACAAAGGCGGTAAAAACATACCGGCCTCCACCAAAAAGATCTATAAGCTTTCGTCAAACGAGAATCCATTGGGGCAATCTCCCAAGGCAACGGAAGCCCTTATCAAGGCGGCACAAAATATAGCGCTTTACCCCGACCAGACCGATATTCGTTTACGAGAAGCATTGGTGCTCGATTTCGACCATAAGTTGGCCGCCGATCAATTTATAACGGGCAACAGCGGGTCAGAGATTATCGACATGATTTTAAGGGCCTTTATCAATGAAGGGGATGAGGTTATTTTTTCAAATCCCTGCTTTTTGCCTTATTCTGTATTTTCAAGGTGGTACGGGGCCAAGCAGATAGATGTGCGCTTGAAGGATTTCGATTATTCCTTGGATGTGGAAGGAATCTTGAATGCCATTACAGAGCGCACGAAAATCATTTTTTTGACCGGCCCCAACAACCCCACGGGCACTTATATTCCCAAGGCTGTTTTGGAGGATTTTCTGGCAAGGATTCCCAAAAATATACTTGTGGTCTACGACGAGGTCTATCGCCAGTTTGCCGATGCGGAAGACTATGTGACGGCCCTACCCTATGTTATGCAGGGCTACAACATTGTTGGCCTCAACAGTTTTTCAAAAACCTACGGACTGGCAGGGCAACGCATTGGCTACTGCTACACCACCGCGAAAATTGCGAACTACATCCGTCAGATCCATAAGCCCTTTTTGCTGCCGATCACTTCCATTGAGGCCGCTATTGGGGCGCTAAACGACAAGGAATTTATTGCGAATACCGTGAAAACGGTACAGGATGGAAAAATATTCTTAGCAGATGCCTTCGCTTCGCTAGGAATTAAATATTGGCCCACCCAAGCAAATTTCTTTATTATAGACCCCCCATTGCCCGAAATGGAGTTTACCGATTTCTTAATGGCGCAGGGCGTAATGGTACGACCCGTTTCCCAATTCGGTGCCCCGGGCAAGGTTAGGATTTCCATTGGCGACCAAGAAGCCAACGAAGCCCTCGTTCAGGCTTTGGTAAAAATAAAAACCCGTTGA
- a CDS encoding flavin reductase family protein — protein MIKTIDPTQLPQPELHGILLSAVAPRPICFASTVDKEGNVNLSPFSFFNVFSSNPPLMIFSPARSGRDNTTKHSYQNVKEVPEVVINIVNHSMVEQMSLASTAYDKGVNEFVKAGFTQVASEKVKPPRVGEAPVAFECKVTKVIELAELPGAGNLIFAEVKLIHINKGYMDENGTLDTTKLDLVGRMGGSWYTRASGDALFEILKPIRNKGIGVDQLPKGIRESEVLTGNNLGRLGNVERLPDETEIEKAAQWAKTEALSSKKDIHLRAQQLLEQGETKKALTILLYAEKFD, from the coding sequence ATGATAAAAACCATAGACCCAACCCAATTGCCACAGCCCGAGCTGCACGGTATTTTATTAAGCGCTGTGGCCCCCAGGCCCATCTGCTTTGCCAGCACGGTTGACAAAGAAGGAAACGTGAACCTCAGCCCGTTCAGTTTTTTCAATGTCTTCAGTTCAAATCCGCCGCTCATGATCTTTTCACCCGCGCGAAGCGGTCGTGACAATACCACCAAGCATTCCTATCAAAATGTGAAAGAGGTACCGGAGGTGGTCATCAATATAGTCAACCATTCCATGGTCGAGCAGATGTCTTTGGCGAGCACTGCGTACGATAAAGGGGTCAACGAATTTGTCAAGGCCGGTTTCACCCAAGTGGCGAGCGAAAAAGTAAAACCGCCCAGGGTGGGCGAGGCGCCCGTGGCCTTTGAATGCAAGGTCACCAAGGTAATTGAACTGGCAGAACTTCCCGGGGCGGGCAACCTAATCTTTGCGGAAGTAAAACTCATCCATATCAACAAAGGCTACATGGATGAAAATGGCACCTTGGACACTACCAAACTCGACTTGGTGGGCCGTATGGGCGGCAGTTGGTACACCCGTGCAAGCGGTGATGCACTGTTCGAAATTCTGAAGCCCATTCGCAACAAGGGTATCGGGGTCGACCAACTACCAAAGGGTATTCGAGAGAGCGAAGTGTTAACCGGCAACAATCTGGGGCGCCTGGGTAATGTGGAAAGGCTTCCGGATGAAACTGAAATTGAAAAGGCGGCCCAATGGGCAAAGACAGAAGCGCTTTCTTCAAAAAAAGACATCCATCTGCGGGCCCAGCAACTACTGGAACAAGGAGAAACCAAAAAGGCTTTGACCATTTTGTTATACGCTGAAAAATTTGACTGA
- the fahA gene encoding fumarylacetoacetase, with protein MIIDIPTNSDFSIHNIPFGIFSTKDRSPRAGVAVGEHILDLAAVAELDVFDFNSAVLEKDTLNDFISLGKEITSKVRKDIQHWLQDDASPLAGKPELFVKQSEAQMHMPLHVGDYTDFYSSIEHATNVGKMFRDPENALLPNWKHIPVGYHGRASSIIISGQPIHRPKGQTLPKDAEKPVFGPSQRLDFELEMGFVVGKDTKLGESVSTSEAEDYIFGLVLFNDWSARDIQKWEYVPLGPFLAKNFASSISPWIVTLNALEPFRVEGPEQKPEVLPYLQFEGKRNYDVSLEVALAPEGGEAETICRSNFKYMYWNMAQQLAHHTVNGCNINIGDMMASGTISGKDENSYGSMLELAWMGTKPIKLKDGSERKFINDGDTVIMRGYAEKDGKRVGFGEVRTKVLPAK; from the coding sequence ATGATCATAGACATACCCACAAACTCAGATTTTTCAATCCATAACATTCCCTTTGGGATATTTTCCACAAAGGACAGGAGTCCACGGGCAGGGGTTGCCGTGGGCGAGCACATTTTAGATTTGGCGGCCGTGGCCGAATTGGATGTTTTTGATTTTAACTCCGCTGTGTTGGAAAAGGATACTTTGAACGATTTCATCTCATTGGGAAAAGAAATCACCTCAAAGGTTCGCAAAGACATCCAGCATTGGCTGCAAGATGATGCCTCGCCCCTTGCCGGCAAACCAGAATTGTTCGTAAAACAATCGGAAGCCCAGATGCACATGCCCCTACATGTTGGCGATTACACCGATTTTTATTCCAGTATCGAGCACGCCACCAATGTGGGCAAAATGTTCCGCGATCCCGAAAACGCCCTGTTGCCCAACTGGAAACACATTCCGGTAGGGTATCACGGTCGCGCCAGCTCGATCATCATCAGCGGGCAGCCCATTCACCGACCAAAAGGCCAAACGTTGCCCAAAGACGCCGAAAAACCTGTTTTTGGCCCCTCGCAACGATTGGACTTTGAACTTGAAATGGGCTTTGTGGTCGGAAAAGACACAAAATTGGGCGAATCAGTTTCCACCAGTGAAGCAGAAGACTATATCTTCGGATTGGTTTTGTTCAACGATTGGTCGGCCCGTGACATACAAAAATGGGAATATGTTCCGCTCGGGCCTTTCCTGGCAAAGAACTTTGCCTCTTCCATCTCGCCTTGGATCGTTACCTTGAATGCCTTGGAACCCTTTCGGGTAGAAGGCCCAGAACAAAAACCCGAAGTGCTTCCGTATTTGCAGTTTGAAGGGAAAAGAAATTACGATGTGAGCCTTGAGGTTGCTTTGGCCCCAGAAGGTGGCGAGGCCGAGACCATTTGCCGTTCGAACTTCAAGTACATGTACTGGAACATGGCCCAGCAGTTGGCACACCATACCGTAAACGGCTGCAACATCAACATTGGCGATATGATGGCCTCAGGGACTATTTCAGGCAAAGATGAAAACTCGTATGGTTCCATGCTCGAATTGGCTTGGATGGGCACCAAACCCATCAAATTGAAAGATGGCAGCGAACGAAAATTTATCAATGATGGCGACACGGTCATCATGCGGGGCTATGCCGAGAAAGATGGCAAACGCGTTGGTTTCGGTGAAGTGAGAACCAAAGTTTTGCCTGCGAAATAA
- a CDS encoding homogentisate 1,2-dioxygenase: MPIYHKLGKIPQKRHTQFEKPDGGLYYEQLFGTIGFDGMSSLLYHIHRPTQVREVEKPMDVSPKIAVANNITSRKLIGFDVKPKDDFLEAREPLMVNSDVHIGLAAPKKSMSGYFYKNADADEMLFIHKGSGTLRTFVGNIPFEYGDYLIIPRGMIYQIEFDSEDNRILYAESFHPIYTPKRYRNWFGQLLEHSPFCERDYKLPQDLETHDEKGEFLMKIKKQGMLHNLVYATHPFDVVGWDGYNFPYGFSIHNFEPITGRVHQPPPVHQTFETGAFVVCSFVPRLYDYHPKAIPAPYNHSNIDSDEVLYYVDGDFMSRTSIGPGYISLHPAGIPHGPHPGTYEASIGKKGTEELAVMIDTFKPLQLTQNAMKIDDGKYYKSWLE, translated from the coding sequence ATGCCTATCTATCATAAATTAGGAAAGATTCCGCAAAAGCGGCACACCCAGTTTGAAAAACCAGACGGGGGGCTGTACTATGAGCAACTGTTCGGCACCATCGGTTTTGACGGCATGTCATCGTTGCTCTACCATATTCATCGACCCACACAGGTCAGGGAAGTTGAAAAGCCGATGGATGTAAGCCCGAAAATTGCTGTGGCCAACAACATCACATCCCGAAAATTGATTGGTTTTGATGTAAAACCAAAAGATGATTTTTTAGAGGCCCGTGAACCGCTTATGGTAAACAGTGATGTGCATATTGGGTTGGCAGCGCCAAAGAAGTCGATGAGCGGCTATTTCTACAAGAATGCCGATGCCGACGAAATGCTCTTTATCCACAAAGGTTCGGGCACATTGAGAACCTTTGTGGGCAACATTCCTTTTGAATATGGTGACTATCTCATCATCCCAAGGGGAATGATCTATCAAATCGAGTTCGATTCAGAAGACAACCGTATTCTTTATGCAGAGTCGTTCCACCCAATTTATACACCCAAACGATACCGCAACTGGTTCGGACAATTATTGGAGCACTCGCCTTTCTGCGAGCGCGACTATAAACTGCCACAAGACTTGGAAACCCATGACGAAAAAGGGGAGTTTTTGATGAAAATCAAAAAGCAGGGTATGTTGCACAACCTGGTCTACGCGACGCATCCGTTTGATGTGGTCGGTTGGGATGGCTACAATTTCCCCTACGGCTTCTCCATACACAACTTCGAACCCATTACGGGCCGCGTGCACCAACCACCACCTGTACACCAGACCTTTGAGACAGGGGCATTTGTGGTCTGTTCGTTCGTACCGCGATTGTACGATTACCATCCCAAGGCGATACCCGCCCCGTACAACCACTCGAACATCGATTCAGATGAGGTATTGTACTACGTGGATGGTGACTTTATGAGCAGAACAAGCATTGGCCCCGGTTATATTTCGCTGCATCCGGCGGGCATTCCACATGGGCCGCATCCGGGCACCTATGAAGCCAGCATTGGCAAAAAAGGCACCGAAGAACTAGCAGTGATGATCGACACCTTTAAACCGCTGCAGCTAACCCAAAACGCCATGAAGATCGACGATGGCAAGTATTATAAATCTTGGTTGGAGTAA
- the hppD gene encoding 4-hydroxyphenylpyruvate dioxygenase translates to METTATPKIHDEAKDFMPINGTDYIELYVGNSKQAAHYYKTAFGFQSYAYAGLETGLKDRESYVVAQDKIRLVLTSPLKSGTEIGKHIDKHGDGVKVVALWVDDATYAHETAVARGAKSYMEPVTEKDEHGKVVRSGIYTYGETVHIFVERKDYNGIFLPGFKKWETPDYNPEPTGLKYVDHMVGNVGWNRMNHWVKFYEEVLGFKNILTFDDKDISTDYTALMSKVMSNGNGRIKFPINEPAEGKKKSQVEEYLDFYEGEGVQHIAVATDDIIKTVRDLRSRGVEFLRVPAIYYDSVTDRVGKIDEDIEPLKELGILVDRDDEGYLLQIFTKPVEPRPTMFFEIIQRKGAKSFGKGNFKALFEAIEREQELRGTLH, encoded by the coding sequence ATGGAAACCACAGCCACCCCAAAAATTCATGATGAGGCAAAAGACTTCATGCCCATCAACGGTACCGATTACATTGAGCTTTACGTCGGCAATTCAAAGCAGGCCGCCCACTACTACAAGACCGCTTTTGGCTTTCAGTCGTATGCCTATGCCGGACTCGAAACCGGACTCAAAGACCGTGAAAGCTATGTAGTGGCGCAAGACAAGATTCGTCTGGTGCTGACCTCGCCCCTAAAAAGCGGTACCGAAATCGGGAAACATATCGACAAGCATGGCGATGGCGTTAAAGTGGTGGCCCTTTGGGTCGATGACGCCACTTATGCCCACGAAACTGCCGTGGCACGGGGTGCTAAATCATATATGGAGCCTGTGACCGAAAAAGATGAACACGGCAAGGTGGTGCGTTCTGGCATTTACACCTACGGAGAGACCGTTCACATTTTTGTCGAACGAAAAGATTACAACGGCATCTTTTTGCCCGGTTTCAAAAAGTGGGAGACGCCTGACTACAATCCCGAACCCACTGGGCTAAAATATGTTGACCACATGGTGGGCAATGTTGGCTGGAACCGCATGAACCATTGGGTCAAGTTTTATGAAGAGGTACTGGGCTTCAAAAATATTTTGACTTTTGACGACAAAGACATTTCAACCGATTACACTGCCCTGATGAGCAAGGTGATGAGCAACGGCAACGGCCGCATCAAATTCCCTATCAACGAACCAGCCGAAGGCAAGAAAAAATCACAGGTTGAGGAATACCTCGATTTCTACGAAGGTGAAGGCGTACAACACATTGCAGTGGCCACTGATGATATTATCAAAACCGTTAGAGACCTGCGAAGCCGTGGCGTTGAATTTCTTCGTGTACCGGCCATCTATTATGATTCGGTGACCGACCGCGTGGGTAAAATCGATGAAGATATCGAACCCTTGAAAGAACTGGGCATTCTGGTCGATAGGGACGACGAGGGCTATCTGTTGCAGATTTTCACAAAACCTGTCGAACCAAGGCCGACCATGTTCTTCGAAATCATTCAAAGAAAGGGAGCCAAGTCGTTCGGAAAAGGTAACTTTAAGGCACTCTTCGAAGCCATCGAGCGCGAGCAAGAACTTCGGGGCACGTTGCACTGA
- a CDS encoding MarR family winged helix-turn-helix transcriptional regulator, translating to MAIGSGNKMMLNQIDKISGIGLHLDLVLRKVQDAYLRRFQELNVDMTIEQWVILHQIYELGDAASQRDIVQSNFRNRATISRVIGGLERKGWIKKTRFNGDQKRFKLELTEKGSNIIEVVLPHALELRQKAIENLDGNEFEVFLKVLDQIGENYDG from the coding sequence ATGGCTATCGGGAGTGGGAATAAGATGATGCTGAACCAAATAGACAAGATATCGGGAATCGGCCTTCACCTCGACCTAGTGTTGCGCAAGGTGCAGGATGCTTATTTGCGAAGGTTTCAGGAGTTGAACGTTGACATGACCATTGAGCAGTGGGTAATTCTGCATCAGATTTACGAACTGGGTGATGCGGCTTCGCAGCGTGACATTGTACAATCGAATTTTCGCAACCGTGCGACAATCTCAAGGGTCATTGGTGGACTTGAGCGCAAGGGATGGATCAAGAAGACCCGTTTCAATGGGGACCAAAAACGATTTAAGCTTGAATTGACCGAAAAGGGTAGCAACATTATCGAGGTGGTATTGCCCCATGCCCTCGAGCTAAGACAAAAAGCCATCGAAAATCTTGATGGCAATGAATTTGAAGTCTTTTTAAAAGTACTCGACCAAATCGGTGAGAACTACGATGGATAG